A region from the Triticum urartu cultivar G1812 chromosome 1, Tu2.1, whole genome shotgun sequence genome encodes:
- the LOC125547168 gene encoding uncharacterized protein LOC125547168, producing MEMEAPSSSSSSRVAPAPLLPPVRYYMLDEHNEEEEEWLSRLTSPGGEPPGPCLGAGWLPPPMSPRAWKAAAAAAQQPEPPQDEEEDPESEPYPYDEQTLYAPRLDPVARQRLQTSLAKSAAQDALHHYNANAGNKVKLELTRATRYVSLLNSQGSYHHINFFATAMDQEDATSSHTTGERFFFAELHDQNRRGPGGARIRTPTCLCSLDGEADDRVGGLAGNWFAGAQPWLVPVDYCLACDDEMKHPKDGAS from the coding sequence ATGGAGATGGAGgccccgtcgtcgtcgtcgagcAGCCGTGTTGCCCCCGCCCCACTGCTCCCGCCGGTTCGCTACTACATGCTGGACGAGCAcaacgaggaagaggaagaatgGCTATCCCGTCTGACGTCTCCGGGCGGTGAGCCTCCGGGGCCATGCCTGGGCGCCGGGTGGCTCCCGCCGCCGATGTCACCTCGCGCATGGAAGGCGGCAGCTGCGGCGGCCCAGCAGCCGGAGCCGCCgcaagacgaagaagaagatcCGGAGTCGGAGCCATATCCATACGACGAGCAGACACTGTACGCACCACGGCTAGACCCGGTGGCGCGGCAGCGCCTCCAGACGAGCCTGGCCAAGTCGGCCGCCCAGGACGCGCTGCACCACTACAACGCCAACGCCGGCAACAAGGTCAAGCTCGAGCTGACCAGGGCCACGAGATATGTCAGTCTTCTGAACAGCCAGGGCTCGTACCACCATATCAACTTCTTCGCCACGGCCATGGACCAGGAGGATGCTACTTCTTCCCACACCACGGGAGAGCGCTTCTTCTTCGCTGAGTTGCACGATCAGAACAGGCGTGGCCCTGGTGGAGCCAGGATACGGACTCCAACTTGCTTGTGCTCGCTGGACGGAGAGGCAGACGATCGAGTCGGCGGTCTCGCCGGCAACTGGTTTGCCGGAGCTCAACCGTGGCTCGTGCCCGTGGATTACTGCCTCGCGTGTGACGATGAGATGAAGCATCCCAAGGACGGCGCCTCCTAA